ATCTGGGATTTGCCGGGGATGTATTCATTGCTGCCCATTACGGAAGAGGAAAGGGTTGCCAAACAATCCGTCCTTTTGAACAAGCCCAGTTTTATTCTCCATGTGGTTGATGCAAGAAACCTGAAGAGAATGTTGCCGCTGGCTATGGAGCTTTCGGAAACGGGGCTCAGGGTTATCCTGGTGGTAAACATGATGGATGAAGCGGAGAAAGAAGGCATCAGCATCGATACGGAAAAGCTGTCCAGGGAAACAGGCATCCCTGTCGTACCTACGGTAGCCGTTACAGGAAAAGGGATCAATCAAATTCTGAAACACATTCTGAATTACCAAAGAAACAACCACCATGAGGTCATTCCTTTTGAACCAACCATTGAGGAAAAACTTGGAGACATTCAGGATTTGCTCGACGGGAAGTATTCCTTCCACAAAAGAAGCCTGGCTCAACTGCTTATGCAGGATGACAAGGATGCCCATAGCCTGGTCATGGACAAAGAACCCGAATCTTATGAAGCGATCAAAAACCTCATCACCCATACCCGTAAAGAGATTAAGGAATCACTGATCTATAGAATGAAGATCAGGTTACACGAAGAGGCTGAGCGGATCAGCGAAGAAGTAACGATTCAGGTTAAAAAGAAAAGGCTGCGGATCGGCGAAAAGCTAAGCACCCTTATGACCCGTCCGGTGACAGGTGTACCCATCATGCTTTTGATCCTGTACCTGGTATTCTACCAATTCGTAGGCGTATTCGGAGCCGGAACCGTGGTAGACTTTATTGAAGGTAAACTTTTTGGGCAATATATCAATCCTGCAATAGCAGAAGCTGTACAAAGCCTGACCGGCTCCTCAGCCATCCAACAGTTAATCATCGGGGAGTACGGATTGATCACACTGGGCTTCACCTATGCCATAGCGATCATTTTACCAGTGGTGGGAACCTTTTTCCTGGCTTTTTCTGTTATTGAAGATTCAGGTTATCTCCCCCGGCTTTCACTCTTAATCGACAGGATATTCAAGAAGATCGGACTGAGCGGACGTGCGGTGATACCAATGGTGCTGGGGCTGGGCTGTGATACCATGGCTACCATAACCACCCGCACACAGGAAACAAAAAGAGAAAAGGTTATTGCAACGCTTCTCCTGGCATTGGCCATCCCCTGCTCGGCACAGCTTGGTGTAATATTTGCCCTGCTCTCACCATTCCCCAAAGCTTTGCTTATATGGACCCTGGTAATCATCGCCAACTTCCTGCTTGTAGGATTCCTGGTCTCCAAAATCCTGCCGGGACAAAAGCCTACATTTTTCATGGAACTGCCTCCGCTAAGAACACCTAAAATATCCAATGTACTGACCAAAACCTATGCCCGTATTGTTTGGTACCTTAAAGAGGTCTTTCCCCTGTTTATCATTGCCAGTGTTGTAATTTGGCTGCTGCAGATAACCGGCGTATTCCCATATATTTTGCAGGGTCTGGAACCTCTGGTCAATTCCATCGGCCTTCCCGACAGCACCTCGGATGTCTTCCTTTTCGGTTTTTTCCGACGTGACTACGGAGCTGCCGGATTATACGACATGAAAGAAATGCTGTCGGCAGGCCAATTGACCATCGCCGCTGTTGTACTGACACTCTTTGTACCATGTATTGCACAGCTTATGGTTATGTTCAAGGAAAGGGGTACAAAAACGGCCTTAAGTATATTCCTTTTCGTGCTGGTGCTCGCCTTCGCAATGGGATGGCTGCTCAATTTTGTATTCAACGCTTTTAATATAATGCTTTAAGGAGGTAACCATGATCAAGTGCTCGTTTTGTGGAATGGAATATACGGAAGGACAGGGATATTCGGCATGCGGAAGCTGCCCGATATCCAACTGCAAACTCATCAAATGCCCCAACTGTGGGTATGAGAATGTACCGGAACCCGACTCGCTGAAATTCTTTAAAAATCTGTTCTCCAAAAAGAACAAGACAAAATCAGAATAACCAACAAATCAAGAGTAAAATCAAACCAATAACTATGACAATAAGACATATAGCACTCACAAGAACAATAGCAACCATTCGTTTGTTACACTTTGAATGGGCCGAAAAGATGCTGGCCTTTAACAATGGAAAAGCTCCGGTATTCATGCATAATGATCAAAATCAAACCGATTCACCCGCTGAAGGAGAAATTACGCTGGATATGCTGAAGAAGGGCCAATCAGCGGTGGTAAAACGGCTGATCACGGAAGACAGCAAAAACCTACAAAAACTGCTGGCCATGGGTATCCTGCCGGGAAGGATCGTTAGGGTGCTGCAGCGCTATCCCGTTTTTATACTGGAGATTGACCGAACCCAGGCAGCCATGGACAAGGACCTGGCAAGGAAAATTGTACTGAAAAGCGGGAAGAGGGGAAAATGAGAAGACGGGAAGACGAGAAAACGGGAAGACGGGAAAATGAGAAGAGGAGATATGTAGTTTGAAGATATTGATTCTTGACGGGAATATGATCTTACAGGGAGTTGGTAGAGACACACCATGGTGTGTCTCTCAAAGGTTTGCATGAAGTAGATCCATACGGTAGTAGCAATAAATTATCCCAAGTCATAAATCCATAAATATGACTCAGGATAGCATGATAATAATAACCCAGGGATATAAATCTACCGCCCTTTTACACCATCATTTCTTAGCGGAAAGCAGATCATTCATATACTTCTCCCCTTCTTTGGTAAACTGATAATAAACCTGCCGGCCGACCCTGGAGACCTGTTTGATGATTGTCTCGGACTTTGCCACGTTCTTGATCAGACTGGAGGGGTTGGTTATCTTAATTCCGTTTTCCTTGAGCGTGTTGTTCATATCCCGTACACGGAAAACATTATTCCTGGAATTAAGCTGATTATAAAACCCGGCTATTAAAGCCTTATCCCTGTTCTTTAACCCTTTGGGCAACCTTTTCAGCCATTCGTCAAAGCCTTCTTTAGTCAAAGTTTTGGCCTGGCTCTTTTGTGTTTTTGGAGCGCCTGAAGATTTTTCAGATTTTGGAGCCTCTTTTGTTTCAGAAGGTTCTTCTTTCTGAGCAGCAGGGGTTGTTTCCTTAACAGACTCAGTGATCTTCCGTCCCAGGTTGAGCTCCTTTTCCATTTGTTGATATTGCTTGCCTACAAATTCCGGTGTACCTTCGATGGAAATTTCAATATCTCCAATCCTTAAATGAATCTTTGAACTGTTGTCACTCATAACTTATTGATTTTATAGTAGTGTTTAAATAATGTTTAGCAAAAGTACAAATTTTTTATTGGATTAAATCAATGTATAGTAAAATTTAATAGTTAAAATAGAATGCCGTAATAAAACCAATTCATTTAAACTGGAATACAAAAGGTTTTGTTAATGAATTTTAATATCGGATGATAAATTATAATAGAATATAAGCTCGGCTAAAAACCAAATTCATCTCAAATATTTATTGCAATTCCGAACCGTAAATATTATCTTTGGAGAATAACAACTTGATACAAGTATAAGAAAGCACTACAGACATAAAAAAAGGTGTAAACCGGTCTATATTTTTAATCCAAAAATTCCGTATTATGATCACAGTAAAAAAAGAAGATGAAAATACTTTCCGCGTAAACGTTGAGGAAAGTGGCTCCAGTTCAACCCATACCGTAACGCTGGATGATAAGTATCACAAAAAACTTACCGGCGGAGTTATATCCAAGGAAGACCTCATTAAAAAGTCTTTTGAATTCCTGCTGGAAAGGGAATCCAAAGAATCCATCATGTCGAAGTTTGACCTGACCATTATCAACAAGTTCTTCCCGGAATACGAGTCCTTCATCAGCATGCAGCATTGAGGTTTATGCTCCGGGTAGCTGCAAGGCTATAAATGACCTCTAATTCTGAGAGGATTTTTTTATTAACTTTGTCATTTAAAACAAAGCCAGATAAAAGTAAGCTACTTTTATCAATTCCTTAAGCCTATGCAAGATGACGAGCCATCCCGGGAAACACTCAGGAAAGAGAATGAACATCTAAAAAAGCGCATCCGCGAATTAGAGCAAAAGGAACTGGAAGCCAGTGAAAAATACTATCAAAACATTTACCACAACATTCCAGTCATGCTTCATTCCATCGATTCCGAAGGAAAAATTATTGAAGTCAGCAACCATTGGCTGGAAACAACCGGCTATCAAGGGTATGAAGTAATAAATCGTCCATCCACTGATTTTCTTACTGAAGATTCAAAACAATATGCAAAAAATGTTGCCCTTCCCGATTTTTTCCGTAAAGGATACGCTAAGAACGTGCCCTATCAGTTGGTGAAAAAAAACGGGGAGATCATGGATGTGTTGCTTTCGGCCATATCAGAACATGATGAAAGCGGTAATTTTTTACGATCAATTGCTGTTTTCCATGACATCACCGAACGAAAAAAAGCGGAAGCATCGCTGCGGGAAAGTGAGGAACGTTACCGTACCATCGTGGAAAATACCAACGATGCCCTCATCATTCACGATTTCAAAGGAACAATCACCTTTGCCAATGATAATGCCTGCCAGTTGCTTGGGTATTCCCGGGAAGAACTTTTGAAAACAGGGTTGGAATTAATTCACAGCCCCAATGCACGCCCTTCAATCGAAAGAACCATTAAAAACGAAGCTTGGGAAGAACAAATATTGCTTGAAACAGAGCTAATCAGCAAACAAGATTTGATCATACCCGTTGAGATCAGCAGCAAAATAATTTCTTACAAGGATGAGGGTGAAATTCAGACTTTCATCCGGGACATCACCAAACGGAAACAGGCCGAGCAGGCCCTACGGGAAAGCGAAGAAATGTTCAGGACTTTTGTCAACCATTCCTCCGATGGCATCCGAATGGCTGATGAAAACGGAAAAATAATCTTTGTCAACAAAGCCCATGAAAAAATAACCGGATACCGGGAAGATGAGGTAGTTGGGCAAACCATATGGGATTTCATGTTTTTGCTCGTACCGGAGGCACGCAAAAATCAAGAAAAATATGAGGGTATAAAAAAAGGTTTGACCGATGTGATAAAGGGTCGAGCCGATTATTTATTCGATCAACCTTATGTCATTAATGCACAGACCAGGAAAGGACATTCCATTTATATACAAGATATCGTTTTTAAGATCGAAACTTCTCATGGCAAAAGATTTGGAGCCATTCTGAGAGACATCACCCAATTGAAAAAACAGGAGGAGGAGCTCCGGGAACTCAATGCCACCAAGGATAAACTTTTCTCCATAATAGCCCATGACCTGCGCAATCCTTTCAATTCCATCCTGGGATTTTCGGAGCTGGCTTTGAAGAGCATTAAAAACCAAAATTATGACAAGCTTGAAAAATACTGCGAAACTGTCTATCAATCAGCCCGGCACAGCTTTGATTTGTTGAACAACCTGTTGCACTGGTCGCGGGTGCAGAGGGGCAAAATGGATTTCCAGCCGGAAACCCTGGATATGTCCTCTCTATTAGATAAAATTACCGAACTCATGAAAGCCAATCTGGGAGAAAAAAACATTGCCTTCAGCAAGACAGTGGAACCGGATCTGGCGGTTTATGCCGACCGGTTCATGCTTGAGACCATCCTGAGAAATCTTCTGTCCAATGCCATCAAATTTACTCACAATCAGGGGAGCATTGATATAAAGGCTTACCGGGAAGAAAAACAAACAGTGGTTTCGGTGCAAGATACAGGTGTGGGTATGCCGCAAGAAACTGCTGATAAGCTGTTCTATATTGAAAACACCTTCTCGACACCGGGCACCAACAAAGAGAAAGGTAACGGCCTGGGGCTTATTCTTTGTAAGGAGTTTGTAGAGCAGCACGGCGGTAAGATCTGGGTAGAAAGTGAAGTCAGCCGGGGATCCACGTTCAGCTTTACCATACCTTTTGATAACAGGTAACCCTTTTTATGCCGGACTGCAGAAATGACTGGAATTTAATATTAACAGCAATAGCAAGAAGATTGCCACTTCCTTCAACAATGTAACCATGTTTAATAACATAACAGTCTGACAGCGCTTCTTCTATACCTTATGCCTGGTCTGTTTCCTGGCAATCAAATTTTTTCTACAATTTATTTATTTTTTTTTCCTGAAATATGGTATATTGGGAGGGTCAAATTTTAAACACTAAAAACAGGAGGAATCATGAAAAATCAAATTTCTGTAGAAATGTCTGATGACAGATTAAAAAGAATCGGGACAACCTGAAAGGCATTCAGGATGAAATGCCTTTTTTAATTGACATGACCCCCGAAGAGCGGCAATCACGCTCGGTCATGAACAGTGCCAGAAAGCCTTTTGTAGAAAAAACCATTGCCTATGGTGAAAAAGATCCGCGGATTGTTCCCAATTATGTGGATATTGAGGAGATGAAGAAAAGCATGAAGCTCTATGAACAGCTTGTGGCATTGGGCGCCGAGTTCAAACGTGTTGGAGAGGGTTTATCGGATACTGCGGCCGCAATAGGTGAAAATCTCTGGACGGGAGGACTGAGCATCTACGATTCATCCAAGACGGCCTCCAGGAATGGTGTGCCGGGCATAGATTCCGTTCTTAACGACCTGAAGGCCTTTTTTGCCTGGGACCGTTCAAATGATGAACCCGAGCCGGAGGCAGAATAAACCGGAATGATTGGCAGAGGAACCTTATCCCCGAAGGACCCCCTACCTTGTTAAAAACAAGACAGGGGGTCCTTCTGAACCTACCCAGACCATTTTAAAACCTACCCTGACCATCT
The Bacteroidales bacterium genome window above contains:
- the feoB gene encoding ferrous iron transport protein B, giving the protein IWDLPGMYSLLPITEEERVAKQSVLLNKPSFILHVVDARNLKRMLPLAMELSETGLRVILVVNMMDEAEKEGISIDTEKLSRETGIPVVPTVAVTGKGINQILKHILNYQRNNHHEVIPFEPTIEEKLGDIQDLLDGKYSFHKRSLAQLLMQDDKDAHSLVMDKEPESYEAIKNLITHTRKEIKESLIYRMKIRLHEEAERISEEVTIQVKKKRLRIGEKLSTLMTRPVTGVPIMLLILYLVFYQFVGVFGAGTVVDFIEGKLFGQYINPAIAEAVQSLTGSSAIQQLIIGEYGLITLGFTYAIAIILPVVGTFFLAFSVIEDSGYLPRLSLLIDRIFKKIGLSGRAVIPMVLGLGCDTMATITTRTQETKREKVIATLLLALAIPCSAQLGVIFALLSPFPKALLIWTLVIIANFLLVGFLVSKILPGQKPTFFMELPPLRTPKISNVLTKTYARIVWYLKEVFPLFIIASVVIWLLQITGVFPYILQGLEPLVNSIGLPDSTSDVFLFGFFRRDYGAAGLYDMKEMLSAGQLTIAAVVLTLFVPCIAQLMVMFKERGTKTALSIFLFVLVLAFAMGWLLNFVFNAFNIML
- a CDS encoding ferrous iron transport protein A, whose amino-acid sequence is MTIRHIALTRTIATIRLLHFEWAEKMLAFNNGKAPVFMHNDQNQTDSPAEGEITLDMLKKGQSAVVKRLITEDSKNLQKLLAMGILPGRIVRVLQRYPVFILEIDRTQAAMDKDLARKIVLKSGKRGK
- a CDS encoding PAS domain-containing sensor histidine kinase — protein: MQDDEPSRETLRKENEHLKKRIRELEQKELEASEKYYQNIYHNIPVMLHSIDSEGKIIEVSNHWLETTGYQGYEVINRPSTDFLTEDSKQYAKNVALPDFFRKGYAKNVPYQLVKKNGEIMDVLLSAISEHDESGNFLRSIAVFHDITERKKAEASLRESEERYRTIVENTNDALIIHDFKGTITFANDNACQLLGYSREELLKTGLELIHSPNARPSIERTIKNEAWEEQILLETELISKQDLIIPVEISSKIISYKDEGEIQTFIRDITKRKQAEQALRESEEMFRTFVNHSSDGIRMADENGKIIFVNKAHEKITGYREDEVVGQTIWDFMFLLVPEARKNQEKYEGIKKGLTDVIKGRADYLFDQPYVINAQTRKGHSIYIQDIVFKIETSHGKRFGAILRDITQLKKQEEELRELNATKDKLFSIIAHDLRNPFNSILGFSELALKSIKNQNYDKLEKYCETVYQSARHSFDLLNNLLHWSRVQRGKMDFQPETLDMSSLLDKITELMKANLGEKNIAFSKTVEPDLAVYADRFMLETILRNLLSNAIKFTHNQGSIDIKAYREEKQTVVSVQDTGVGMPQETADKLFYIENTFSTPGTNKEKGNGLGLILCKEFVEQHGGKIWVESEVSRGSTFSFTIPFDNR